The following coding sequences lie in one Oryza brachyantha chromosome 10, ObraRS2, whole genome shotgun sequence genomic window:
- the LOC107305069 gene encoding eukaryotic translation initiation factor, with product MAEVEAATVAAAAETPAVAATEAEGAPAAKAPHKLQRQWAFWYDIQSKPKPGAAWGSSLRKAYTFDTVEEFWSLYDQIFRPSKVTVNADFHLFKAGVEPKWEDPECANGGKWTVPCSRKTTLENMWLETLMALIGEQFDESEEICGVVASIRQRGDKLALWTRTASNEAVQVNIGKKWKEIIDYNDKMVYSFHDDAKREKPSRGGRYNV from the exons atggcggaggtggaggcggcgacggtcgcggcggcggcggagaccccggccgtggcggcgacggaggcggagggagccccggcggcgaaggcgccgCACAAGCTGCAGAGGCAGTGGGCGTTCTGGTACGACATCCAGTCCAAGCCCAAGCCAGGCGCCGCCTGGGGGAGCTCGCTCCGCAAGGCCTACACCTTCGACACCGTCGAGGAGTTCTGGAG CTTGTATGATCAGATTTTCCGTCCAAGTAAGGTGACAGTCAATGCTGACTTTCATCTATTCAAGGCTGGCGTAGAGCCAAAGTGGGAGGACCCAGAGTGTGCAAATGGGGGCAAATGGACTGTGCCATGTAGCAGGAAGACCACCCTTGAGAACATGTGGCTTGAAACG TTGATGGCTCTGATTGGAGAGCAGTTTGATGAAAGCGAGGAAATTTGTGGCGTTGTTGCTAGCATCCGCCAGAGAGGAGACAAGCTTGCATTATGGACTAGGACTGCCAGCAATGAAGCTGTTCAG GTGAACATTGGCAAGAAATGGAAGGAGATTATTGACTACAATGATAAGATGGTCTACAGCTTCCAT GATGACGCGAAAAGGGAGAAACCAAGCAGAGGGGGACGCTACAACGTGTAA